GAGCTTTCAGCGCCGGCTGCGCGCCAGGTAGAGCAACTCGTGTACACGGAAACGCCACGAAGGCGCTCCTTCTCGCTGATACGATCACGCAGCTGAAGTCCTCAGAGGTGTAAGCCCGCTTGATAGAGCCGACCCACGAGCGTCCCGATAACTCGACAAGATCGACAACTTTCGACATAATCATAGGCATCGTTATACACATCTAAAAGACGGGCGGAGAAGATGAGTGAACGGCTTTTGATCGCTGGCGATAGCCTTGTTGAAGGCGTTGGCGCAAGTAATAAGCATGGTTGGGCGCAACAGGTTGCGGAAGCAAGTTCCATACCCACCGATATAATTGGTATCGGGGGCCTAACGGCTCAAGAGCTTTACGACCGACTTCAGAGTGAAGATATCTCAGGGTACAGCGTTATTTGCCTAGCCATCGGACTGAACGATAGCCGGTATCGTGCGGATCAAGAGCAATACGAAACTGAGCTTGACCAATTCCGCTCAGATCTCGAACAGTTGTTACGTATGGTTACGAATGGCCCCCGGCGCGTAGGGCTCCTATCGCTTTTAAGGGTGGACGAGGCACGGTCAGCTCCTTTGAAAGAAGATAAAAAGTATTTCAATGTAGATATCGTTCGGTACGAAGAAACACTTCGCGACCTCGCTTCAAACTTCAATGTAGAGGTCATTGAGGCACCTGACATGCACCTAGACCCTAGCAACTACGACGACGGAGTCCATCCGTCTGACAGCGGACATCACCAGATCTTTGAAAGGGTTTGGGAGTGGCTTGGCAAATGACTCGCGTCGGTTCGATCTGTATGAAATCGCTGTACGTCGCCAGATGCACGAGTCGGATTTATACTGGACTCGGAACAACGCTTTCCTAATCGTGCAAGGGGTGCTACTCGCATTCTATGGTAGTGCCGCTAGTGGCTTGCCATCCACAATTCGTGGTATTCCGGTGATTGCTGGCTTTTTGCTTTCAATCGCTTGGTATCTCGTCCTCCGTCGTGGCAAGGCGTATGTTGCAAGATGGGAAACGGTGGTTAGCCGGATCGAGCAGGAGGCCACTGCTCTTTCGATGGAGCCATCGATACCGCTTCTGCGCTACTTTCATAATGCGCAAGCAAGTGAGCCTAGCCATCGCTTAGGGTTCCTCAACATGGAAACCTCCACACTCATGAAAGGCGCCACAGTTATTACTGGTGCAATCTGGGTGCTTGCCGGCGTTGTGCTATTGATTCACACCGAAAATGACACGCCCCTGCGCTGTCAGGTAGCGCCAGCATCTTCGCAGACGACCAACATCACCGTCACTTGCGATACTGGCGCGAAGCTTGAGTTGCAAAAATGAGTGGAATTGCAGACCTGGCAAACGCGCCGGCGTTGAAGGGCGTATTTGCTCGCCTGCAAGAAAGATTTGCTCCTCATAAC
The nucleotide sequence above comes from Jatrophihabitans sp.. Encoded proteins:
- a CDS encoding GDSL-type esterase/lipase family protein; this encodes MSERLLIAGDSLVEGVGASNKHGWAQQVAEASSIPTDIIGIGGLTAQELYDRLQSEDISGYSVICLAIGLNDSRYRADQEQYETELDQFRSDLEQLLRMVTNGPRRVGLLSLLRVDEARSAPLKEDKKYFNVDIVRYEETLRDLASNFNVEVIEAPDMHLDPSNYDDGVHPSDSGHHQIFERVWEWLGK